Genomic window (Brassica napus cultivar Da-Ae chromosome C7 unlocalized genomic scaffold, Da-Ae chrC07_Random_34, whole genome shotgun sequence):
TGAGGTAGAATCTTAGATATTCAAATATACGTGTTGATGGTTCAAACTTGAAAGAATTAAATGTTTATTTGTAGAGATATGTGCATCCATATAATATTAGGCTGAGAATTTTAAGTAAAAACAATTATTGATTTAGAgattaaaattgattaaatataaaattaaatagtaaTTATGATGTTTTTAACTAACTTAAAATAGTGaggataaaattatttattaacgTAATTCAAGAAAAAACCTGTAATTTGATAATCATAAAtttgagattttaaaataaaaattattttctattaaacCACATGTTTCAGATTTGAGAGAAATtgctaaataattttatagttaatatatttcttttttgatattagattcctttatatatataataatctttttattaataataaattttaaattaaaaaatttgaaatattttaatattatatttattatattatatccttttttatttatataaaagaaatttgtacatgttttaaatattaatattgaaattttatttgtattaaaGATATTTCCTTtgtatatacattatttttttatttatataaaaggaaaatttttaatattaaattacatgttttaaatatagaacgatatatatatatatatatatatttatgtgaaagttaaatttcttttatattattagattcctatatatataatacttcgttttatattagaatttttgtaataacatataatattaaattacgtttttatttatataaaaggaattttgttttactaaattacatgtttaaaatatatatatatttatgtgaaAGATATTGCCTTTTTGATAATGAagtaatttggaaaaaaaaatattaacaaaaaaagaaagtcaaattttgttttatggctTTATAACGAGTGATTGGAGTTACTCGAGTGATGGCACTCGAGATCATTCGAGGAATTGCAAGACATCACTCGAGGAATTCTAAAAGTTATTTGTTTTCGGACCCTGCATAAACTGTTTTTCATCCTTTCAGAACTTgaaacatgttttaaaattgtttctgaacccttttatttttttgagccctataaaaaatgtttttgagcCCTTCAAAACATGTTTTCGAGTTCTTTTGAACATATTTTTGAACCGTTCTGAACATGTTTTGTATCCTTTCAAAACGTGTTTCTGAGCctttcaaataaatatattcaaaaatgacattacaaattttgaaatattatttaattattttttatatttaacaattttattactaaaaatatccaaaaaattaaaagttacaatttttaatcgtaatatcattagtttattatatatatatatatatacaaattttataaatactttttagttttaattttttgaaaattatttaaattttatatcaattttttattcattttatataagttGATTTGATgtatttaaccaaaaaatagataaaattttgtctaaaattataattatatatatatacatatattttcttaaatataattgaaaataaacaaaaaaaaattatcttaattttatgtttaattaagtcaagtttatattaaaatattagtaaagAAAATGATAATTTACAACACTaataaaatttcgtttttaaatttaactaaaatttaaaatttattaccGTGCATGGTGCATGAAAACGTGTAGTATATACACATGTATATGGTTGATTTGGTGGCTAATTGCAAGTGTCACGACGCGTGAGACGAGAAAATGTTTTGTTCTTCTAGGACTTTTTGGCTTTTGTCCTTAAGTGTAGTTTGGTATGTGCAGTTAGAAATTAAATTAGAATATTGTCACGTTGTTTTAACACATCTTTTCAGAATACGACTATGCATGGTAAGTGGTACTGGTACCCCCCCTGAAGGCCGGACCACAAAAATACTAGGGGAAATATTATAGTTGGCATATAGAAAACAAGAGTAAAGCGACtccatcaataataataataataatgatttaCAGCAGAGATGAAGAAGTCAAAGTTTTGAAGTCCAGTGATGAGGAGGTAGGGGTCGGCTAATAACAATTAGCATTCTATTGTATTGAAAGATAATGAAGTGACTAGATTTCATTTACCTTTAAATCAAGTGACCAGATTTCATATAAGTAAACTTATTTCTGCAGTACAAAAGACATAATAGCACAACTTTTAAATCATCTATTCTAAGATACGTGATAAAAACAtgcctttttacaaaaaaaagaaaagaaagatactctttccatttcatattaagtgtcgttgcggaaaaaaaatttcgttacaaaataagtgtcgttttcgattttcaatacaaagtttattaattttatgcagtaatttatttttctattggttgaaatatggtcaggtgtataggtaattgtgtttttatatagaaaatatacaaaattaattgtttctttaATCTGTGTGCGTAAGGTCGAAATGACagttaatatgaaacagagggagtatgtgATAAAAATAAAGCCCACCTTTTAGTCGTTAACTTTCCTCATCTTCTAGTCAAGAGTCTCAAGACTGAGCCAGTAGAAGCTACATGACCCTAGCTCCTTTCCGTGGACGTGCGCTGCCTCCGACCTTGATCTCCCTTGCAGATTTGCATAAGATTTGTCCATCAATTCGTATGCGATGTAAACAATTACGAATACTTCCAAATGGAGCAGTATCGTCTCTAATCCCCACAGTATGTGGAAACATGAGTAACTTCTAAGAAGGAAACAGTAATGAAACATTAGGAACGTTTTCATGGTGGAAGGGGACGAGAGTCGTCTTTGTATCGTTGTTTTGATATCAGCCGGACtgaagaaaatgttaaaaatactATCATCCCAAAATTGATACAGTTTATACAGTGTAGAGTTATCTGAATGGAaaccatttttttaataaaaaaaatcttgaacaTGAGATTCTATACTCAAAGCTCGCACTCTGAGATTTAGAAGTTACAAACCAAAAGCTAAAAATAGCCACACAAATTGAACAATTAGACTAAATACATTTTTTGGCTTTTATAATAATACACTAATAGTTGACCATTGAACAATTAGACTaaatacatttttctttaatttcatggctaattaaatatttaataaaatggtGGTTGGAAGCCCATGTTTCTTCTGCTTTGGGCTAGAACTAGCTTTGTCCATACCTGAATTATTGAGCTCAGTTCTTATTGCTCTGTTTTGCTTCTACTCTTTCAGCTTAAGCAAAAATAAAGCTGattatttgatattaataaCCCCAAATATAGCTATCAGTACACATTGATACCATTTCCTACAACATGATCCTTGGTACAAAACCAGCAAATCATTTGGATGTCAATTTGATTTCATAAGTAAAGAACCCTCGGATTTATTGACCCGTAATTTCCTGGAGGATTTTTAGGAATCCGAAAGCTTAATGTGTTTTCAGACTGTAAGATGCTCGTGTCCATCCTATCCTCCAACTCGACGTAGGTTGAACATAGAGGTGTTGTGGAGGATATTTGCAATTTAGCTTTTTCTTTTAGTACCCTctatttttgtttcattctcTGCCGGCAAAATGGGGTTGCTGATAGCCTAGCTAAATCGCCTCTTTTGTTTGTGAACAATTACTCTCTTGCTTGAGTTTATGCTTTATGAAAGTCTCCCatgataaaaaagaaaagaagtagAAGGGAAAGCTGGTTATAAAAACTTTGATCTACTGTAAACGTACTGAATTGAGTATTGTAAATTTTGTGATGCCTCCATTACTTTGACAGACGTACACATGTGTGTACACATGGACTGAGCTTTCTTAGTCCAACCAACTTTGGCTGTGGACGATATAATTGAATATATCAACACTTGTCCTTATGTCGTTTGACTTAATTTCAATAACTGTTCAAATCGGTGCCTCTATTACGAATGCACCATTTGgataacaaaaattcaaatgtGATGAACAAAATAATCTGGTATCTAGGTACTAAAGTATGCATCTAACACAAATTAATTCTTTTAGAAGATGGAGTTAATTTTGTATTCAAACAGAACATTACAAACATTATTTACAATAAACAATTGGAAAAACATTACAAATAATATTAGattattcaaacaaaatatctaatatattaGCATCTGGATGTTGCATCCAAATGTATTTtgttgaaaaagaaaagataattaCAAAACAAGCATGTACATAATTTTGAATTAGCTAAGATCACTGATTAAGCGATTAAACTCAGCTTTTTCTAATCAATTcaccaaacaaaaacattaatCAATCTCAGGGATGCTCTGTAACGCTGGTCTCCACGGCCGTTGGTGATCATTGGATTGATCAGCGGCGGTTCCGGTTTGATCTCCCCCGTCAGAAAGAAAGTTAGAAAAAACCTCTTCCGCCGTCAATCCCTCCAAACTAATGTTTCTCATGAGATCTTCAAATTCTTTCCTCGTCATCTTTATCTTAATCTCTCTTCCTCCACACGTGGATGAAGAGCTTGATGACGACACGTTACTTGTTTCCCCGAGCAGCTTCTCTTCCACCACGTCGTCGTCATGGAACACGGTGgatcctcttctccttcttctctctgtcgttgttttgtttattacacATATGCAGTTTcccattttgtttgtttttattttgttttattgtgtGATTGATTTAGTTGCTGAGATTCAGAGCTTAAAGAAAGGTTATAAGTATTTATAGTGTACCAAAGAAATAGGTTTCTCTTTTTGTAATAAAGAAATGGATAAAAGGCTCGAGGAAAAGGATTAGATTTGTACGGCCATGTCGGGAGAGATGACAAAGGTTGATTAGTCTTTACGTGGAATGTCTTTTTCAAAGTTACGTTGTAACTAGTTGACCAAAGTTGTGTCATCCTCATCCACTCCTTGTAACTGAATTACTTAATAAAAAAAGCAAAAGATAATCAACAACGTATTttctttacaattttttttttaattataacacttctatttcacaaaataatgaataacattttattataccTTCTCAAAAGAGTAAATATGATCAAAAATTGTTACGAAGATATGTGAAAGTAAAAAATGATCCTGAATAATACTCCTATTATTATATACTTGCTATCACGAACATGTCCTATTACAATATTGAGTACATTACTCGTATTCACAACccacaacaaaaaataaaacacatttaaaacaTTGAACATGTCCTATTGAGAACATTGAACGGAATTTTTAATCTTATACTTAACATCTACTCTAATTGGTCCTTAATTAAATGTGTCATTTCctaatttagttttgatttcGTCTCAATTAGTCAGAAATCTAACTAGAAAACTAATATTAAAATCgtcatatttttgtttctgtaaattaatttattgttcATTTGTTGTATTGTTCAATGccgtataattaaaatactagattttaacccgtGTATAGGAAGCGcatgtttatttttgaaattaaaataattttttttaatataatttatatataagataatcTATAGGTTTGTGTACATTTACCCAAGTGCACTGAACTGTATCaagctgaaaaaaaacaaaattaaactgaatttcataaataactgaGCATATCATATATCTGTGGAACCAAAAAATAGAAACCGAACTGAGAACCAAATGagtacttaaaattttaaaatacaaattatatacctacagatactaattatatttaatttctaaataaccaaatatcctaaaaatactatttataaaccaaattatgcaacaacaaaaaaattaatgactcaaatatttttattcaaataattgatagttaattatttatcttatatttttgtcCAAACAACCTAAACTACCCGATTTAAAGcgcaatatattttatatttgtgaaaatTCAATAAAACGTATCATATGCATTGTTAGAATTTGTAAAGTAAATAAACATGTTCTATTTAAACTAGTCTTTTTTTTCCTACTAATTCCACTTAAATCGCTAACCCGTTTAGaccaatttgatatttttttattataaaattaatcatTTAGTTAATCTAAGATCAAATCTTAATATTTGATTgcatgtaattaattaaattaatgtttCATAGTTGAATAGTTGACATTAAGGTTTTTAGTTTTCAATTCacgtaaaaattaaaaaaatttgttatacaCCAGAAGATTCTCCATTACAACCTATATTAAACATAACTAAACCATTGAAAATGTTATACTATTAATGAAACTATACGTGGTAATAATCACGTCATGTGTAAACATGTTTAAATAATCTGTCATATATTCACGaagatttattgttagattaattatataatagattatggaagaataataaaaaagtttatttaaattatgtaaaatatttatatagttagagaaatataaaataaaatcaaaaaaatagttaaatctaatgaaatggtccaataattttatttaagtaaatttttttcCCTTTTAATAGCACAGATGTGCTCAGCAATGATTGTGCACATGAATCATGCAAGAATAACAAAGTTTGTCTATATTTTTGTATGCTTAACTTTTCGAAAAATGTATTAACGTTTATTGAAATAGTgcctatatttttttaagaaagaagaaaagaaatagtTCCTATATTTACAATACTGAAAAGAATCTAcgatattttaaatgaattctAAACCAATTCTTATGATAACTgacataatttaatattaatgccCACTAGTTCTGATATGCATAGTTGACTGTGGACAaaaactataattatcaaattattagcaaatTGGTGAAGTTGACGGGAGTGGACCAAACGTTActtgttgaaatgttttgtCTATTGTGTCGGCCGTGCACTTCCAAAGACTAGTTAGAGTAATATGTttagttgtttttattttaatcaaatatgattttagctgttgaataatttttttgttctgatGTACCTGTGTCTTTACTAAATTTGATTATATGCGTAAATCTAAACTATCGATTTTTATTGTTAATTAGCATTCTTTCTAATTAAGAaagtataaatttattttattaagccttttacaaaaaatatatatatatatttatttacttctCCTTAATTAAAACTCTGATGTACCTTTGTGCTGGAAATGTATATATACAGAAAAAACGTTTttcatttgataaaaaaaagaaagagatggtCTTTTGGtgaaaaagtttatatatacaCTGTAAAACTGTTCCTGAGAACCAAGCGCTCGtagcttggtggtaaaggaggtacATTTGTACTGCCcgccacccgggttcgagccttggtcacaacggatttaacatcccttccgttggggcgctggatCCCTTGTGGCGCTGGATCCCTTTCGGGGATAGTTGAGAATGTTACTGTCCAGATGCcagagttataaaaaaaaaaaaaaaaaaaactgttccTGAGCTGAGttcaattattttttgcttaGGTTAACATGTGTTGTTTACTGTTTTAGTCAGGACATTATAAAGTCCGCGTAGATTGAATGATtgacaaaatgttttttttttcgagtTGACATCGTCTGAATAGTAGTTCGTACGCAAAATTCTgttgataataatattttgtataccAATTGAATCAAGTTTCGATAGAGGGTTTCGCCAAATATCATTAACTACATttttactaggttaagatccgcgcatTGCACGGAATGaacatttgatatatatataatttttatgtattataatttttatatattatgaaataataaatatatattaaataattaaaaactgcaactattacgtatataattaaattggtgcaaatatataaataaatttcattaatctaaacaatcattttttctattttatattgtatatatttaaatttaaatgatattaaagtgtatatatagtgtatttttaatattgatatatattaagtgATGATTTCTAATCATATGGTTTTTTatcatttctatatttttataacaaaaactttaaattactgaacaaaaatttcattgtgggattaataatttttaatttttaatttttttagaaaattcaatgtaaagtttaaagtttaatattaaattgtcaatatttgttcaaagcttttataaaaaataagcagatttcaaaattaaaatatttatgtatttaaatggtttatagtttaatttaaacgatattaatatatacatcttttaatcttaatatttattaaatgatatttcctacttatattattttgtaatcatttgtatctaatcataacaaaaaatttaaatcatgaaTCACAAAAAAttgaatgtgagatttttaacagttttaataatCTATAGTTGTTTTTAGAAGTCAAAATATACCATAtgcagaaaaatctaaaattttattatatgtttagtttggttgtttaatttcttttattaatttaaaattaaaccaatATGATAGAGGTTACACTAATTTgatcaaattaaaaaacatatcaaatatttcttattcaaaatcattaattttcatatatacttttgccatattagacaattccgttaatgatgaatttatggttagtttaataaaaagcttattatatatttagatggaccaatctatttttctaataattctaagactCATTGTTGTGATGAGACATTGCTACTTCTAATTttaaatgttgtaatgcttttcttctaatatataagggatacgATGAATATTATACTTGATGATACATAAGTGATTCACGTGCTCGAATGAATAGTAACCAAATGAGTACTATGGTTTCCAAGAGTAGgtgaaaaacctaaaaactatatatttcttTTGGTTTCTGCTTTTGACTAAAACCATTGACTTTTCGAAAGGATTGTCAGCTATTGCATTTGCATGGGAAGGTAGAGCAGGATTAACGAGACTTCTCAGGATGGAGTTCTTAGCGGGATATTagaaaccgtctcttaacttttaactaaaaaaactaagaactccACTTTAAGAACtctccattaatcatgctcttagaagaatataagaaatcatctcttaacttttaactaaaaaagagTTAAGAACCGATTCTTAAATAGAGCCTCATCCTAAGAACTTTTCGTACGCTTTTAATTCTCCACCAGTTTTTGCATATTGCACGTGTAcaaattgtatataaaaattcatgGTCATTGTAGTTTGATCACTTTGCTCTTTGTATGAAAATAATCTGGTCAAAAGTATATATTACAAATTTCTACTAAGAAAAGTCAAGTCTGGTGAATTGTTTTTATGCATTTAGATGTATTGACGCGACAATAGTTCTACTGAAACTTTTGCATTTCATTCAGAGGCTCACATTTACTACTGGAATAGGCCTGGTCTACGGGTCACAGTCCGATAAACGTTAGATTGGATCCCGTTGTGATTTTTACACGGTTCCTCTAATAGACAATTCATTTAGCTACAATGCTGATGAGGATGATAGTGATTGAATTGATCGAGAGTATCTGAACCGAATCCCAACTAATCTTTTCAGACGAACGGTATTGACGAATATTCCGATTCTATGCTTTTTAATGAGATCTAAGCATGTCTTCATATTGTCTAACTAAAATATTCAACCTTGATCCTGGcaaatatcatcatcatcaccacccACCACAACAATAAGAATCCAAACCCGTTAATCAGGAAATTGAAATCCATCGCTGTTCGAGAAACAGAGACATTTCTTGGCAAACCCTCCAAAGAAATCAAGAAACTCAACGTATTAAGATCACGAACTAGGTCGAGGCTAGTTCGGTATAACTTACACTTGCAACGAGAATTTAACGTGGAAAACATACGCATGCAAATCAATACACAAGAAGAAGCTAACAAGAAATCGAGGTCAGAGGCGCTTACTAGGATAGACAGTCGATGTGCATCTTGTGGTGGAAATGAGCGGTGTGCAGATTCGCCATTTCCATGGGAGGGATGCAACGTGAACTCAAGCCTGAGAATTCTTGCTCGCTACTAGTAAAGATGGGGATGCAATGCTCAAAGCTACTGACTTTGGATTGTCTGTGTTCATAGAAGAAGGTGGGATGTGtagtcaaatatttttcttctggtTTTGTTAAGATTCTAATGAATGCTTGGAGTTATGTCGTGGCTATAAGTTTATAGATATAGTCTATAACATATGAATGTGATCTCATTTTGTACATAGTGGTATGCTTCAAAACAGAGGCTTTGCAAGTTTTAGTATGGGTAGTTGTCTGCTTGATACACAGTTACATTGTCAAGTTATGCCATTTTAATTGATAATCTTGTGTGTTGTATGCTTACAGGAATATAGTTGGAAGTGCTTTCTATGTTCCTCCTGAAGTATTAAGACGAAGCTACAAGAAGGAGGTCAGTATCTGGAGTGCAGGGATTATTCTATACATCTTGCTTTGTGGTGTACCTCCTTTTTGGTCAGGTAATATCAAGCTAACTTattatttgattgtttta
Coding sequences:
- the LOC125594993 gene encoding uncharacterized protein LOC125594993, with the translated sequence MGNCICVINKTTTERRRRRGSTVFHDDDVVEEKLLGETSNVSSSSSSSTCGGREIKIKMTRKEFEDLMRNISLEGLTAEEVFSNFLSDGGDQTGTAADQSNDHQRPWRPALQSIPEID